CACCCCGGACGAGGTACAGCGCACCGAAGACACCTTCGGTCCGCTGACGCAGTCACTGCGCACGCTCATCGACGCCACGATTCGCAGCCAGGCCGACGACGCCGACGTGCGACGCGCCCATGCGCTGATCGAAGAGGCCACTGCGCTGCTCAGCACTCGCCTGGATCCCGAGCCCTTCGGCGTCCGCACGACGACCGACGGTCGGACGCTCACCTGGGGCAATGTGCTCATCGGGATGCGAAACGCGATCGCCCCGCCGCTGCGGGTGCAACGCGACGAGAATGGCGACGCCGCTGCGGAACTCACTCTCGGTGCCCCCTATGAGGGACCGCCGGGGCTCGTCCATGGCGGAGTGTGCGCGCTGCTGCTCGACCACGTGCTCAGCGCCACCGCACACCGACCCGGCGCACCGGCGTTCACAGGCACCCTCACGGTGCGCTATGTGGCGCCGACCCCGCTGGGCCGACTTCGGGTCGAGGCCTGGACCGACCGCCATGACGGTGGGAAAACCCATGCGAAGGGCCATATCCTGGACGCTGCCGGCGCAGTGACCGTGCAGGCCGACGGGGTCTTCATCCGGCCGAAGGTGAAACCGTGACGGGTGCGGCCGGGGGTGCTATGCGTCCCCGCGTCTCCATCGTGGGGCGCCGTTCTGCGACTGGCAGATGAGGAACAGGCCGTCCGGCGCCTGCGCCACCCATCTTTCGTAGCCCGCGCACTCCGAATCGAATTCCTTGACTCCGGCCATCGACGGCGAGCGGAAATACCGCGGTTCATAGCGACGCGGTGACCCGCAGAACACCAGTCTGCCCGGCAGGATCGACGGACCCGCGACCGCAGTCCCGAACACGAAATACCCTGTGTCAGAGCACGGTGCACCCAGGACCACACCGGGCGTGATGCCCGGTGTGCACGTCGGACCGTCACAGTTCACCGGGTCAGCGTTCGCGGGCGCTGCCATGACCACGGCGGCCGACAACGACACCGCCGCCGCAACCACATTCACTCGCACAACGAGGCACTCTGGCAGGCGCACGGTCCATCCAGAGGCCAACGGCCCACTCAGCGGACACGCACAGCCGCCGCCGAGCCCCTCCGGTGGTTGACTTCGATCACCGCTGTGTCCGTGCCACCAGGCGAGTTCGAGGAGCAGGCAATGCCGCGTGTGACCGCAATCGTGACCGCCGCCGCCGTCGTGACCCTCGGCGGTGTCTCCACCAGCGCCGTCGCGACGGCGGACAATCCGGCGTGGGGCCTCAACGGCACCTACACCGCCACCTCCAACGGCGAGTGGGCACGGAAGAACGAGGTCTTCTACGACCAGGCCAGCCTGCGCAGCACGTGGACGGTCACGAGCACCTGCAGCTACCCGGGCGAGTGCACCGGCACCGTCGTCAGCGACTGGGGTTGGACTGCGCCGATCTACCAGAAGAGCGGCACCTGGTGGGTCAAGCACACCGTCGAGAACTGGGTTCCCTGCCCGGACGGCAGCACCGCCCCCGGTCTGCAGACCTTCCGCTTCAAACCGATGACCCCCGAGGGCGCGTACGTCGATCCGACCTCGACGACGCTGGTCGGCGAGGACATCACCACCGGCCCCAGCGGGGCCTGCGGGGTGAGCAAGCCGGTGTACATCAACATGCCGTTCAAGCTCGTCAAGGTCGGCTGAGACCTCCTCCTCACTGAGGCAGCATGTCCTGGAAACTCTGCGGAGCGGGCTGCACCAGGTCGGACTGCCGATACACGTTGCCGTCGGGCGTCGCATACTGCCCGGTCCCCGGGTTGTAGGTCGCGAACGCCACCGGGGGCCCGGCCGCG
The DNA window shown above is from Mycolicibacterium confluentis and carries:
- a CDS encoding PaaI family thioesterase — protein: MSSPLTPDEVQRTEDTFGPLTQSLRTLIDATIRSQADDADVRRAHALIEEATALLSTRLDPEPFGVRTTTDGRTLTWGNVLIGMRNAIAPPLRVQRDENGDAAAELTLGAPYEGPPGLVHGGVCALLLDHVLSATAHRPGAPAFTGTLTVRYVAPTPLGRLRVEAWTDRHDGGKTHAKGHILDAAGAVTVQADGVFIRPKVKP
- a CDS encoding Rv2253/PknI dimerization domain-containing protein, whose protein sequence is MPRVTAIVTAAAVVTLGGVSTSAVATADNPAWGLNGTYTATSNGEWARKNEVFYDQASLRSTWTVTSTCSYPGECTGTVVSDWGWTAPIYQKSGTWWVKHTVENWVPCPDGSTAPGLQTFRFKPMTPEGAYVDPTSTTLVGEDITTGPSGACGVSKPVYINMPFKLVKVG